The window CCTCTTCGGGTGTCGCGGTGTCCGGCCGGACGGCTGTTTCCGGCGCGCGGGGCGCGCGCAGTTGGTCGGCGATGTGGGTCTGCGGGACCCGCTCCGGGAGGGCCGGCCGCGCGGTGCCGGCCACCGGAGCCGGCCGGGCCGCGGGGACCGGCACGGGCGCGAGTGTCTTCGTCCGGCGGCTCGGCAGACCGGCGCTCGTGCGCGGGACCGGCTCGGGCTCGGGCTCGGGTACGGGTACGGGCACGGGCTGCTCGGCCGGCTCGGGCTGCCCGGCCGGAGTGGCGGCGGCCGGCGGCGGTGTCGGGGCCGGCGCCTCGGGGGCCGTGACCTGCGCCGGCGCAGACCGCGCGGGCCCCCGCGAGGCCTGTGCTCCGGCCGCCACCAGCAGCTCCCCGGGCAGGATCACCACGGCGGAGGTCCCTCCGTACACCGAGCGGCGCAGGGTGACCGTCGCCTGGAGCTGGTCGGCGAGGTGGCCGACCACGAAGAGCCCGAGCCGGTGCGCGTTCTGCGCGAGGACGGAGTACGGCGGGGCCTGGTGCAGGCGACCGTTCATCTCCTCGTAGCGCTCCGGGCTCACCCGCGGCCCGCAGTCCTCGATCTCGACCGACAGTCCGTCCGCGACCAGTTCGGCGCGGATGACGACCTTCGAGCGGGGCGGGGAGAAGCGGGTGGCGTTGTCCAGGAGTTCCGCGAGCAGGTGGCTGATCTGGCTGATCGCGCGCGGTTCCACGCTGGTCTCGTCCAGGGCCTGCCGCTCGATGCGCCGGAAGTCCTCGACCTCCGCGGCGGCTTCGCGGAGCAGGTCGGCGACGCGCATGGGCTCGGTGTGCGGGTCGGGGACCTCGCCGCCCGCCAGGATGAGGAGGTTCTCGATCTGCCGCCGCATGCCCACCGTGAGCTGGTCGGCCCGCATCAACTGGGCGAGCAGCGCCTCGTCATGGCCGAAGGTGTCCTGGAGGTCCTCGGTGAGGCTCAGCTGGCGGCTGACCAGGTTTCCGGTGCGGGAGGCGATGCCGGCGGCGAACAGGCCGAATCCGTGGCGCTCCGCGGCGAGCTGCCGGTGCCCGTCGACGGACACGGCCACGGCCCGGGCGAAGGCGTCGCTGATGCGTCCGACCTCGTCCCCGTCCCCGGTCACCGCGGGCAGGGCCTCGGCGTCGACGGTCTGTCCGCGCTGGAGCCGGGCGACGACGTCGGGGAGGGTCCGGTCGGCGACGGTCACCGTGCGTTCGTGCAGTTCGCGCAGGCGGCGGAGCACCGACCGCGTGGTGAACACGACCACGACCACGACGGCCAGCAGCCCGCCGCCGCTTCCGCCGATCAGCCAGGCGACCTCGGTCTGCAGCTCCTCGGCCTTGGCCTCGCCGCGGGCGAGCACCGTGCGCGCCAGGTCGATGTTGAGCGTGGCCATCTGTACCGAGAAGTTGGCGTGCGCGGACTGCCAGCCGCCGACCTCGGCCGGCAGCCTGATGCCGGCCGTCGTGTCCTTGTGCCCGGAGAGGACCGCGTTCTCGATGCGCGTCTTCGTCTGCCAGTCCGCGGAACCGACGACCCGCTCGTAGAACCGGTGGTCCCCCGCCGCCAGGTACGGCACGATCGACGCCTCGTGCAGGTAGCGCTGGGCGCCGAGGGCGCCGACGAACTGGTCGTAGCCGACGAAGGTCAGTTCCCCGGACGGCCCGGCCAGCGCCAGGACGGTGTCCTCGCGCGCCACCATCTCGGTGGCCTGGAGCATGGCCACCACGGGCCGGCTCGCCTGGGCGAGCTCGGCGTCCTCCGCGTGGCTGAACTCCTGCTGGTAGACCTGGATGACCTTGCCGATCACGTCGGAGTAGTAGGTCAGCGTGCTGTCGGCGGCGCCGCTGCGGGTGTCCGCGCGCTGGCGGTACGCGGCCAGTTTGTCGAGCTGCCGGGTCACTTCCGCGAAGGACCGGTCGGGATCGCCGGCCAGGGCACGGAACTCGGCCGCGGCGAGGTCCGTGGCGGCGCGCCGTTTGCGCAGGTCGCCCTCGGCCCCGGCGGTGCCCGCCCAATGGGCGGCGGTGGCCGTCCGCTCGGCCTGCATGTCGACCATGAGGGTGTAGAGCGGGGCGCCGACCCGCTCGGCGGCCGCCACGTCGTCCCGCAGCTGCTCCGACTGCGCCAGCAACCGCTGCGCGGTCACCGTCACTTGGGTGCCCATCGCCACGGTGGGGACCACCGCCAGCCAGATGAGCAGCGTGCGCAGGCGCACGGTTCTCCACCGGCGGGCCGTCGACTGCCCTCGTACGCCTTCGGATTCCATGGGAGGCATCGGTCCTCGGATGCGGGGACGGCGGAGGGACGTCGGGGGTGACCCAACGGCCGGACCGGGCACGGTTCTGGGGAGGGGACGGCCACAACCGGTCCGGCTGCGGCGGGATCTGAGGATGCCGATCATAACCAGACACGCGCCGGAATAGGACAGGTGTCTTCCGTGACGATGCGTGCTATCGGTGCCGGATCACCCCAGGCCAGAGACCGGATCGGAATCGAACCGCGATGTCCTCGACACCAGGAAGGGAAGGTTCCGGCCGGAGGCGCGGCCGGCTCCCGGAACACGGACGGGCCCTCCCGACCGGTATGCGGTCGGGAGGGCCCGTGGATGCACCGGGGGGATCAGGCCTCGTCGGAGGCCGGGGCCAGGCGCAGGGAGATGCTGTTGATGCAGTACCGCTGGTCCGTGGGCGTGGGGAAGCCCTCGCCCTCGAAGACGTGGCCCAGGTGGGAGCCGCACGTCGCGCAGCGGACCTCGGTACGGGTCATGCCGTGCGAGCGGTCGGCGATCAGCTCGACCGCGTCGGTGTCCTTCGGGTCGAAGAAGGACGGCCAGCCGCAGTGCGAGTCGAACTTCTCCGAGGAGCGGAACAGCTCGGCCCCGCAGCCCCGGCAGGCGTAGACGCCTTCCGTCTTGGTGTCCGTGTATTCACCACGGAAGGCCGGCTCGGTGCCGGCGAGGCGCAGCACCTGGTATTCGGACGGGGTCAGCTCCGCCTGCCACTGCTCGTCCGTCTTCTCGACCTCGTACGACATTGGTTCTCCCGCTCCTTCGTCCTGCCTTCAGCTCGTCAGGCGGGCGAGGATGGCCGGACCGAGGTCCGTGACGTCGCCCGCGCCCATGGTGAGAACGAGATCACCGGGCTTGGCCATTCCCGCGATGACGTCGGCGACGGCCGCCTTGTCGTGCTCGGCGGTGACGTCGGCGCCCGCGGTCCGGGCGGCCGCGATGATGACCTCGCTGGTGATGCCGGGGATCGGGTCCTCGCGGGCCGGGTAGATGTCCAGGACCACGGAGGCGTCGGCGAGGGCCAGCGCCTGGCCCATCTCCCTGCCCAGCTCCTGGGTGCGGGAGAAGAGGTGCGGCTGGAAGACGACCAGGATCCGGGCGTCCCCGGCGGCTCCGCGGATGGCCTCCAGGTCGGCGGTCATCTCGGTGGGGTGGTGCGCGTAGGAGTCGATGACCTGGACGCCGGCGGCCTCGCCCTTGAGCTGGAGGCGGCGCTTGACGCCGGTGTACTTGCCGAGGGCGGAGGCCAGGTTGTGCGCCGGGATGCCGAGGGCCACGCCCGCGGCGAGGGCCGCGACGGCGTTGTGCGCGTAGTGGCGGCCGGGGACCGAGACGGTGAAGGTGAGCATCCGGCCGTCCAGGACGACGGTGACCTCGCTGGTCAGGCCGCGCGGGGTGATCTTGGCGATCCGGACGTCGGCGCCCTCCTCCTCGCCGTACGTGACGACGGTGAGGCCCTCCGCGCCCGCGACCCGGCGGGTGATCTCGGCGGCGCCCTCCTGCCCGTGGGCGACGACCAGGGTGCCGCCGGGAACGATCTTGCCGACGAAGGTCTCGAAGGACTCGTAGATCTCCTCGATCGACGCGTAGTTCGCGTGGTGGTCGAGCTCCGCGTTGAGGATGATCGCGACCTGCGGGCTGTACTTGTGGAAGGTGCGGTCGCTTTCGTCCGCCTCGGCCACGAAGATGTCGCCCTCGCCGTGGTGGGCGTTGGAGCCCGGGGCGTCCAGGTCGCCGCCGATGGCGTACGAGGGGTCCAGGCCCAGGGCGGAGAGGGACACCGCCAGCATCGAGGTGGTGGTGGTCTTGCCGTGCGTGCCGGCGACGGCGATCGGGCGCAGCCCGTCCATCAGCGCGGCGAGGGCGTCGGAGCGGTGCACGACGGGGATGCCGAGCTCGGCGGCGCGGGCCAGCTCGGGGTTGTCGGCGCGGATGGCGCTGGAGACGACCACGCAGGTGGAGTCGGCGGCGAGGTTTCCGGCCGCGTGTCCGCCGTGGACCGTGGCGCCGTGGGCGCGCAGCGCCTCGGCGGTCTCGGAGTCGCCGCGGGTGTCACTGCCGGCCACCTGCGCGCCGCGCTGGGCGAGGATCTTCGCGATGCCGGACATGCCGGCGCCGCCGATGCCGATGAAGTGGGGCCGTTCCATGGCGGTCGGCAGGCCGGGCTTCATTCAGTTCGCTCCATGATCGAGTGCGTGCGGTGCTTGCGTGCGGTGGGCTCTGGGGCCCCAGCCTATTCGTTGTGGGCGAAGAGCTTGAGCACCGGAACTCCGACCTTGTGGCGGGCGCGGGAGGCCCAGTCCCGGTGGAAGAACTCCTCCACGAAGTGCGGGGCGGTCAGGACGATCACCTCGTCGGCGCCGGTCTCGTCCACGACGGCCTTCAGTTTGTCGAGCGGGTGGTCCTCGACGATCTGCCCCACGGCCTTGGCGCCCTTCAGGCGCAGGGCGTTCAGGGAGTGCGCGAGGGCGAGGGCGGCGGGGCCGAGGGCGGCGTCCCCCTCGGGTTCGTCGCCCTCGCGGATGGCCTCGGGGAGCTCACCGAGCGCTACGTCGTCGATGGCGCGCAGCAGTCGGTCCTGGTCGCCCCGGGGTTGCATGAGGACGACGAAGGAGACCGCGTCGTCCCCGTGCAGGGTGGTGACGAAGTCCACGTCCACCGTGGTCAGCGGCTGCTCGATCATCAATACGCTCGTGAACACGGACGCCCTCTCCTTCATGGGCCGAGGCCGGCTGGCCGGCCCCTGCGGAAACCATCCTGCCCCGCTGTCGCACGGGGCCTGCGCAGGTATATGTGCCCAGCGGAAGCAAAGCGGAACGACAAATTCCGCCCCTTGTCAGATCCGACGGTAGCTCGTGAACAGGAACCCGGCCTCTTCCAGTACGCAGGCGGGCGCGAGCCGGTGCGGAACCGTGACGGAGGGCCCTCCGGCGATCCGCTGGGCACCCCCCGCCGTGAGCATCGGCGAGATCGTCAGGCACAGCTCGTCCAGGGCGTCCGCGGCCACGAACTGGCCCAGCAGCCGGGGCCCGCCCTCGGTGAGCTGGCGGCGCAGTCCCCGCTCGGCGAGCTCCCGTACCGCCCGGGCGGCGTCCACGGCCGCGCCGTCACCGGCCACCACGACCTCGGCCCCGGCCTTCACGGCCGCGGCCACCCGGTCGGCGGGCGCGGCGGCGCCGGTGACCACCAGGGTCGGCACCAGCGGGGAGGCGAACAGGGGCAGCGAGAAGTCCAGGTCCATGCTCGCGGTGACCACGGCGATGGCGGGGGCCGGGCCCTGTCCCGAGGCCTCGCGGCGGGCCGCGAAGGCCTCCCGGGCGCGGGCCGGGCGGTAGCCCTCCTGACGAACCGTTTCCGCGCCGACGACCACCACATCGGCCAGCGCCCGCAGGGTGCCGAAGATCCGCATGTCGGTCTCGCCGGAGATGGGCTGCGAGCGGCCGTCGTGCTGGGCGGCCCCGTCCAGGGTCGAGACCATGTTCGCCCGCAGCCAGTGCCCGTCCGGTCCGAGGCCGGGGTACGCGTAGGCGTCCGCGAGCTCGTCGAGCGACCACTCCCGGTCGGTCAGGTCCCGGGGCGAGGCTGGTGTCTGATCGGTCACAGGGAACAGGCGGCGCATCCGGGCAGTGTGCCACGCCCCGTAGAGTTAAGGGCTGTGTCGACATCACTCTCCACCTCCGGTTACACCTCAGGCCGGCCTCCGATAGCCGGCGTGGGGCCCGAGGCCCTGTGCGCGCGTGAGCCCCGGGTGCCCGCCGAACGGCTGGTGGCCGAGATGGTGCCGCCGCCGCGGTTCGACTCGGTGCGCTTCGACACGTACGACCCGGATCCGACCCAGCCGAGCCAGTCCGAGGCCGTCACCGTGCTGAGCGGCTTCGCCGCCGGCCTGGGCGGGGCGCACGCGAGCGGCGCCGGCCGGAAGCGCTGGTTCTCCAGGAAGCCGGCCGCCCCCACCGCCCCGCGCGGGGTCTACCTCGACGGCGGCTACGGCGTCGGCAAGACCCACCTGCTCGCCTCCCTGTGGCACGCCACCCCGGCCGAGCCCGCGCTCAAGGCCTTCGGCACCTTCGTGGAGCTGACCAACCTGGTCGGCGCGCTCGGCTTCCAGCAGACCGTGCGGACCCTGGGCGAGCACCGGCTGCTGTGCATCGACGAGTTCGAACTGGACGACCCCGGCGACACCGTGCTGGTGTCCTCGCTGCTCAGCCGTCTCGTCGAGCAGGGCGTGGCGCTGGCCGCCACCTCCAACACGCTGCCCGGCAAGCTCGGCGAGGGGCGTTTCGCCGCCGCCGACTTCCTGCGGGAGATCCAGGGCCTGTCGGCGCACTTCCGGCCGCTGCGGATCGACGGCCAGGACTACCGCCACCGCGGTCTGCCGCAGGCGCCGGCGCCGTTCTCGGACGAGCAGGTCACCAAGGCCGCGTACGCGACCCCGGGCGCGAGCCTGGACGACTTCCCGGGCCTGCTGGAACACCTGGCCCGGGTGCACCCGAGCCGCTACGGCGCGCTGACCGACGGGATCGCGGCCGTCTGCCTGACCGGCGTCGGCCCGGTGCCGGACCAGTCGACGGCGCTGCGACTGGTGGTGCTGGCCGACCGGCTGTACGACCGCGAGATACCGGTCCTGGCCTCCGGGGCCCCCTTCGACCGGCTGTTCAGTGAGGACATGCTGAACGGCGGTTATCGAAAGAAGTACTTCCGCGCCATATCGCGGCTCACCGCGCTGGCGCGCGACGCGAAACCCCTGGTGTCCCAGTAGGTTTGGGAACGCCGGACTCTTCCGGGGGCCCGGCCGTTTCCACTTCTGCGAAGGGATCACCATGGCCACCACGCGTCACGCGCACACCGTCTGGGAAGGCAACCTCCTGCAGGGCAAGGGTGTCGTCACCCTCGACTCCTCGGGCCTCGGTTCGTACGACGTCTCCTGGCCCGCGCGCTCCGAGGCCGCGAACGGCAAGACCAGCCCCGAAGAGCTGATCGCCGCCGCCCACTCCAGCTGCTTCTCGATGGCGCTGTCCCACGCCCTCGCGGGCAAGGGCAACCCGCCCACCCGGCTGGAGACCAAGGCCGACGTCACCTTCCAGCCCGGTGAGGGCATCACCGGCATCCACCTGACGGTGGAGGGCGAGGTCCCCGGCCTGGACAACGACGGCTTCACCGCCGCCGCCGAGGAAGCCAAGAAGAACTGCCCGGTGAGCCAGGCCCTGACCGGTACGACCATCACCCTGAGCGCCAAGCTCGCCTGACCGCTCCCGCTCCGGCGGGGGGCGCGGGCCGCACGACGCGGCCCGCACACCCCCGTCAGGCGGTCGCCAGCTGTGGGATCAGGCGCATCGCGTTGTCGTGGTAGATCCCCTGCAGCTGCTGCGGGGTGAAGGCCGGGTCCGCTTCCAGCGCGGGGAGCGCCAGGTCCGTGACCGTGTCCGCTGGGGCGGCGGGCCAGTCGGTGCCGAAGAGGATGTGGTCGGCCGGCACGTGCTCCAGCAGGGTCGCCGCGGGCGCCATGGGTCCCGCGGTGTCGTAGTAGAAGCGGCTCAGGTGGTCGCGGACGGCGGCGGGTTCGACTGGCGGGTCACAGAACCGCCCGAGGGCCTGCAGGCGCGACGCGATGTACGGGAGGAAGCCGCCGGCGTGCGGCAGGACGACGGACAGGTTCGGGAAGCGGTCCAGCGTCCGTCTGCTGATCATGTTCACGGCGGCCCGCGTGGTGTCCAGCAGGAAGTCGCACATGAAGTTCGGGATGCCGGGAACCGTCGACGCTCCGGGCGGGCAGCCCGGAAGGTTGTGCGGGTGGGTGTCCACCACGGCGGAGAACTCGTTCAGCTCGTGGAACAGCCGGTCGTAGGCGGGATCCCCGAGGTAGACGCCCCCGTAGTTGGCCGTCACGTTCACGCCGACGGCGCCGAGCTGCCCCAGCCCGCGGCGCACGGCCCAGGACGACGCCTCCGGATCGTCCAGGAAGAGGGGCACGTAGTACGTGAACCTCCCCGGGTGCGACTGCGCCACCTCGATCATCGACTGCAGCGTGATGTTGACGGCTTCGCGCAGCTGCGCCGACGACCGGTAGCGCGCAGGCAGCATCGGCTTGAGGACGGCGGTCGTGATGCCGGCGTCGTCCATGAAGCGGACCGCAGCCGCGGTGTCGAGCCGGGTCCACGGGGGCAGCTGTTCCTCCTTGATCAGACCGTGGTGCACGGCCCACTCGCGCCATTGCGGCGCGCAGAAGTGGTGATGCATGTCGATCTTCGGCTGGACCGCGTGTGCCGCGGCCGGGCCCGGTGCGGAGGAACCCCGCGCGACCCGGATGACCTCGCTGGTGCCCACCGCGGCGACGCGCAGTGCGTTCGCCGGTGTTCCCAGGAGGCGCACCCCGGGGGTACTCGCGGAATCCGTCATGTCGATCCACCGCCCATCGGGTCTGGGTTACTTTCCGGAGGCCACGGAGGCCAGGGCCGGCTCGCCGGGGTCCTCGTCCGGGCGCGACGGATCCAGGACGATCCGGAGGTGCTGGAGCCCCCGGAACGCCGCCACCGGTCCGTTGAGCCAGGCCCCCTGGGCCTCCTGCGCGTCCGCCGGCGCCATGTCCGGGAACTCCCGCAGGAGCAGGGTGAGCGCGATCTCGAGTTCGAGCCGCGCCAGCGGCGCCCCCAGGCAGTAGTGGGTCCCGTGGCCGAAGCCCAGGTGCGTCCCCTGGAGCCCCTCGCGGGTCACGTCCAGCTCGTCGGGGGACGCGAACTTCTCCGGGTCCCGGTTGGCCGAGGAGATCGCGATCTGCACCAGGGAGCCCTTGGGGATCAGCGTGTCCCGGATCCGGGCCTCCTCCGCCGCGTACCGGAAGGTCGACGTCTCCACCGATCCCTCGAAGCGCAGGATCTCCTCGACCGCCCCGGGGACGAGCCGGGGGTCCTCGCGGAGCTTCGCCGCCTGGTCGGGGCGCAGCAGCAGGTTGAGGACCGAATTCCCGATCTGGTAGGCGGTGGTCTTGTGGCCGGCGAAGAACAGCACCCAGAGCGACGCGACCAGTTCGTGGTCCTCCAGCTGTTCCTCCGCCTGGACGAGGTCGCTGAGGAAGGAGTCCGACGGGTGGTCGCGCGTGTCCGCGATGAGCCGCTCCAGCCGGTGCTGCAGACGCTCCTCGGCCGCCTTCAGCTCCGCCTTCCTGCCGGGATCGAACCGGGAGCGCGTCACCTCCGCGAACTGCTCCAGGATCTCCGGGCGGTCCTCCTGCGGAATGCCCATCAGTTCGCACAGGACCGCGACGGGCAGCGGGAAGGCGAACGCGGTCATCAGGTCGACCGTGCCCGCCTTCCGGCACTCGCCGAGGATCTCCTCGGCGATCTCGGTGATCCTCGGGCGCATCTGCTCCACCCGCCGGGGGGTGAAGGCGCTGCGCAGGATGCGGCGCAGCCGCGTGTGCCGGGGCGGGTCCGAGAAGAGCACGTTGTCGTCGAGCGCGTCGAAGAAGCTGCCGTACACGGCGTGGTAGGTGTCGATGGCGCCGCGCATGTTCTTGCTGAAGCGGGGGTCCGACAGGGCGTCACGGGCGTCGTCGTGACGGGTGATGAGGTAGGTGTCGATCCCGTGGGGCGGGGTCAGCCGGCACACCGGGGCCTGCTCGCGCAGCGCGGCGTACATGGGGTGGGGGCACTGCCGGTATTCCGGCGCGCCCCGGGACACGGCCGACACGATGTCGTGCAGTTCTCCGCCGCCGTTCGGTGCCGCATCCTGCTGCGCCATGTTTCCGCACCCTCCGTCGCACTCGACTTCTGCGGACACACGGGTTCCCCGTACGGGTGGACCGCGAAACGGCGCCGTTCCCGTTCGAGTGAGGTGACGGGGCCGGGCAGGGGGTCGTCCGGGTGGGGTCCCGGCCGACCGTCAGCCGATCGGCGGTCGGCCGTCCGGGCCGAGTGTGTGGCGGGTGCGGCGGCCCGGGGAAGGGCTGCTGGTGCCACAGCCAGCCCGTCCACAAGGAGCCCCGCGCATGGCCCGACGTCTCGCCCTGGCCCTCACGGCAGCCGCCTCGCTCACCCTGGCGGCCCTCACCGCTCCCCCGGCCTCGTCCACTGCCGCCTCGTCCACCGCGGCCGGGGCCGGCATCGGCGCCGGCATCGGTACCGGCACCGGCCGGGCGCTGGCCGACCGGGCGATCGTGTACGCGGCGACCGCCCCGTACCAGGTGCACGGCAAGGCCGTCGCGGCCGGCTACGTGCCGGACACGTACTGCGTCTTCGACCGGGCGGGGGGAACGGGCGCGCTCGGCTACCCGCACTTCAACCACGCCTACGACAACTCCGTCGACCCGGCGAAGCCCGCCGCGCTGTACTACGAGGACGACGGGCGCGGCGGCAAGCGCCTCGTCGGGGTCCAGTGGCTGGTCTACGACCGCGACCAGAAGCTGACGACGGACGACGACCGCCCCACGATGTTCGGGACCGCCTTCAAGGGGCCCAAGCCCGGCAACTTCCCCGGCCAGCCGGTCCACTACGCCCTGCACCTGTGGCTCTGGAAGAAGAACCCCAGCGGCCTGTACGCGACCTTCAACCCGGCGGTGCGGTGCCTGCCGGGCACCACCCGCCCCACGCCGCAGGCCTGACGCGGCCCGGCTGACGGGGTGTCCGGCCGGCGAGGTGTCCGGCCGGCGCGGTCCGGCTCACGCGGGTCCGCCTGCCGTCGGCATCCTGCCACCTGCCGTCGGCCACCCGGCCACCCGGCCGCCATCCGCCTGAAGCCGCCCGCCCCGCGCCGCCCCGGAGCCGCCGATGTCCGTCACCCGACGCAGCCTGCTCGCCGCCGGCGCGATCGCCTTCAGCGGGGCGCTCGGCGCGCTGTTCGCCGGCGGCTCGCGCGTCGCCGGGGCCGAGCGGGGGTACGGGCCGCTGCTGGCGGATCCGCGCGGGCTGCTCGACCTGCCCGCCGGGTTCACCTACCGGGTCCTCTCGCGCTCGGGCGGCCCGCTGCGCTCCGGCGAGGGCACCGTCCCGGCCAACTGCGACGGCATGGCCGCCTTCGACGCCGGCGGCGGCCGCGTCCAACTGGTCCGCAACCACGAGAACCGCACCACCGCCGCACTGCGCGTCCCCGCCGTGCCGGGCCTGACGTACGACCCCCACGCCCTGGGCGGCTGCACGGCCCTGGACCTCGACCCGGCCGGGCAGGTCACCGGCGAGCGGGTCGCCCTCGCCGGTACCGCCGTCAACTGCGCGGGCGGCCGCACCCCCTGGAACACCTGGCTGAGCTGCGAGGAGACCGAGGACCGCGCGGGCACCTCCGGCTACACCAAGGACCACGGCTACGTCTTCGAGGTGGACCCGGCCCGCCCGCTCCGCTCGGGCGCGGTCCCGCTCACCGCGATGGGCCGCTTCGCGCACGAGGCCGTCGCGGTGGACCCGTACCGCGGGGTGGTCTACGAGACCGAGGACGCCTTCACCGAGCCGTTCGGGCTCTTCTACCGCTTCCTGCCGGCCCGGCCGCTGGGCGGAACCGGGTCCCTGCGCGCCGGGGGCGCCCTGGAGGCGCTGCGCGTGCCGGGGCTGGCCGACCTGGCGTCGGTGGCCGAACCCGGCGCGGAGTTCCCGGTGGAGTGGGTGCCCGTCCCGGACCCCTCGGCGGCCCGGACGCCGATCCGGCTGCAGGACTTCGGGCCGGGCGGGATCACCCACGCGCAGAAGCTGGAGGGCTGCTACTGGGGTGGCTCCGGCGTCCACTTCGTCTCCAGCTACGCCCGCAGCGGCGAGGGGGCGTCCGGCGACCACCACGGGCAGGTGTGGTTCTACGATCCGCGGCGCGCCCGGCTGCGGCTGGACGTCCTCTTCGGCCCGGCCGCCGACATCATGCTGCCCGGGGACTCCCCCGACAACATCTGCCTGGCCCCGGACGGCGGCCTGATGGTGTGCGAGGACGGCGGCGGGGCGCAGTACGTCTTCGGCGTGACGGCGGGCGGCGAGGTCTATCCGATGGCCCGCAACGCCGAGGACATCGGGCGGCCGGGGGCCCCGGAGTGGGGCGAGTTCGCCGGGGTCACCTTCTCCCCCGACGGGCGCACGATGTACCTCAACACCTACGTCCCGGGAACC of the Streptomyces sp. NBC_01294 genome contains:
- a CDS encoding pyrimidine reductase family protein, whose amino-acid sequence is MRRLFPVTDQTPASPRDLTDREWSLDELADAYAYPGLGPDGHWLRANMVSTLDGAAQHDGRSQPISGETDMRIFGTLRALADVVVVGAETVRQEGYRPARAREAFAARREASGQGPAPAIAVVTASMDLDFSLPLFASPLVPTLVVTGAAAPADRVAAAVKAGAEVVVAGDGAAVDAARAVRELAERGLRRQLTEGGPRLLGQFVAADALDELCLTISPMLTAGGAQRIAGGPSVTVPHRLAPACVLEEAGFLFTSYRRI
- a CDS encoding cytochrome P450 family protein, with translation MAQQDAAPNGGGELHDIVSAVSRGAPEYRQCPHPMYAALREQAPVCRLTPPHGIDTYLITRHDDARDALSDPRFSKNMRGAIDTYHAVYGSFFDALDDNVLFSDPPRHTRLRRILRSAFTPRRVEQMRPRITEIAEEILGECRKAGTVDLMTAFAFPLPVAVLCELMGIPQEDRPEILEQFAEVTRSRFDPGRKAELKAAEERLQHRLERLIADTRDHPSDSFLSDLVQAEEQLEDHELVASLWVLFFAGHKTTAYQIGNSVLNLLLRPDQAAKLREDPRLVPGAVEEILRFEGSVETSTFRYAAEEARIRDTLIPKGSLVQIAISSANRDPEKFASPDELDVTREGLQGTHLGFGHGTHYCLGAPLARLELEIALTLLLREFPDMAPADAQEAQGAWLNGPVAAFRGLQHLRIVLDPSRPDEDPGEPALASVASGK
- a CDS encoding indole-3-glycerol phosphate synthase, producing the protein MFTSVLMIEQPLTTVDVDFVTTLHGDDAVSFVVLMQPRGDQDRLLRAIDDVALGELPEAIREGDEPEGDAALGPAALALAHSLNALRLKGAKAVGQIVEDHPLDKLKAVVDETGADEVIVLTAPHFVEEFFHRDWASRARHKVGVPVLKLFAHNE
- a CDS encoding OsmC family protein, whose product is MATTRHAHTVWEGNLLQGKGVVTLDSSGLGSYDVSWPARSEAANGKTSPEELIAAAHSSCFSMALSHALAGKGNPPTRLETKADVTFQPGEGITGIHLTVEGEVPGLDNDGFTAAAEEAKKNCPVSQALTGTTITLSAKLA
- the zapE gene encoding cell division protein ZapE, producing MAGVGPEALCAREPRVPAERLVAEMVPPPRFDSVRFDTYDPDPTQPSQSEAVTVLSGFAAGLGGAHASGAGRKRWFSRKPAAPTAPRGVYLDGGYGVGKTHLLASLWHATPAEPALKAFGTFVELTNLVGALGFQQTVRTLGEHRLLCIDEFELDDPGDTVLVSSLLSRLVEQGVALAATSNTLPGKLGEGRFAAADFLREIQGLSAHFRPLRIDGQDYRHRGLPQAPAPFSDEQVTKAAYATPGASLDDFPGLLEHLARVHPSRYGALTDGIAAVCLTGVGPVPDQSTALRLVVLADRLYDREIPVLASGAPFDRLFSEDMLNGGYRKKYFRAISRLTALARDAKPLVSQ
- the murC gene encoding UDP-N-acetylmuramate--L-alanine ligase, coding for MKPGLPTAMERPHFIGIGGAGMSGIAKILAQRGAQVAGSDTRGDSETAEALRAHGATVHGGHAAGNLAADSTCVVVSSAIRADNPELARAAELGIPVVHRSDALAALMDGLRPIAVAGTHGKTTTTSMLAVSLSALGLDPSYAIGGDLDAPGSNAHHGEGDIFVAEADESDRTFHKYSPQVAIILNAELDHHANYASIEEIYESFETFVGKIVPGGTLVVAHGQEGAAEITRRVAGAEGLTVVTYGEEEGADVRIAKITPRGLTSEVTVVLDGRMLTFTVSVPGRHYAHNAVAALAAGVALGIPAHNLASALGKYTGVKRRLQLKGEAAGVQVIDSYAHHPTEMTADLEAIRGAAGDARILVVFQPHLFSRTQELGREMGQALALADASVVLDIYPAREDPIPGITSEVIIAAARTAGADVTAEHDKAAVADVIAGMAKPGDLVLTMGAGDVTDLGPAILARLTS
- a CDS encoding sensor histidine kinase gives rise to the protein MESEGVRGQSTARRWRTVRLRTLLIWLAVVPTVAMGTQVTVTAQRLLAQSEQLRDDVAAAERVGAPLYTLMVDMQAERTATAAHWAGTAGAEGDLRKRRAATDLAAAEFRALAGDPDRSFAEVTRQLDKLAAYRQRADTRSGAADSTLTYYSDVIGKVIQVYQQEFSHAEDAELAQASRPVVAMLQATEMVAREDTVLALAGPSGELTFVGYDQFVGALGAQRYLHEASIVPYLAAGDHRFYERVVGSADWQTKTRIENAVLSGHKDTTAGIRLPAEVGGWQSAHANFSVQMATLNIDLARTVLARGEAKAEELQTEVAWLIGGSGGGLLAVVVVVVFTTRSVLRRLRELHERTVTVADRTLPDVVARLQRGQTVDAEALPAVTGDGDEVGRISDAFARAVAVSVDGHRQLAAERHGFGLFAAGIASRTGNLVSRQLSLTEDLQDTFGHDEALLAQLMRADQLTVGMRRQIENLLILAGGEVPDPHTEPMRVADLLREAAAEVEDFRRIERQALDETSVEPRAISQISHLLAELLDNATRFSPPRSKVVIRAELVADGLSVEIEDCGPRVSPERYEEMNGRLHQAPPYSVLAQNAHRLGLFVVGHLADQLQATVTLRRSVYGGTSAVVILPGELLVAAGAQASRGPARSAPAQVTAPEAPAPTPPPAAATPAGQPEPAEQPVPVPVPEPEPEPVPRTSAGLPSRRTKTLAPVPVPAARPAPVAGTARPALPERVPQTHIADQLRAPRAPETAVRPDTATPEEVADAWADYEQGTQTVEEELRRDQP
- the msrB gene encoding peptide-methionine (R)-S-oxide reductase MsrB, with the translated sequence MSYEVEKTDEQWQAELTPSEYQVLRLAGTEPAFRGEYTDTKTEGVYACRGCGAELFRSSEKFDSHCGWPSFFDPKDTDAVELIADRSHGMTRTEVRCATCGSHLGHVFEGEGFPTPTDQRYCINSISLRLAPASDEA
- a CDS encoding amidohydrolase family protein, with the translated sequence MTDSASTPGVRLLGTPANALRVAAVGTSEVIRVARGSSAPGPAAAHAVQPKIDMHHHFCAPQWREWAVHHGLIKEEQLPPWTRLDTAAAVRFMDDAGITTAVLKPMLPARYRSSAQLREAVNITLQSMIEVAQSHPGRFTYYVPLFLDDPEASSWAVRRGLGQLGAVGVNVTANYGGVYLGDPAYDRLFHELNEFSAVVDTHPHNLPGCPPGASTVPGIPNFMCDFLLDTTRAAVNMISRRTLDRFPNLSVVLPHAGGFLPYIASRLQALGRFCDPPVEPAAVRDHLSRFYYDTAGPMAPAATLLEHVPADHILFGTDWPAAPADTVTDLALPALEADPAFTPQQLQGIYHDNAMRLIPQLATA